A DNA window from Streptococcus parapneumoniae contains the following coding sequences:
- a CDS encoding SIALI-17 repeat-containing surface protein, translated as MVIIKKDKFSIRKIKGIVGSVFLGSLLFAPSVVGASTYHYLDYSTLTQTERDQLKQGIPDESKESYALVYEKDVLPNTGSSQSIMTALGLLAIGSLIVIITKDKNRQKIATFLIVGATGLVTLSTASALNLNANIHESGRDGVLQISGYRYVGYLELDDRAISSVSPASTVSPVEQPKVVTEKGEPEVQPALPEAVVTEKGKPEVQPALPEAVVTEKVEPAVQPELPEAVVTDKGEPEVQPALPEAVVTDKGEPEVHEKLDYTQPIGANLVEPEVHEKLAYTEPVGTTGVDENGNLIAPPVNDIPEYTEPVGTTGVDENGNLIEPPVNDIPEYTEPISTVSEVASEREELPSLHTDIRTETIPKTTIEESDPSKFIGDDSVRQVGEDGERQIVTSYEELHGKKISDPVETVTILKEMKPEILVKGTKEKPKEKTAPVLTLERTDTNVLDRSATLSYHLVNTDGVTINKITAIIKDGNEIVKTVDLTSEQLNKQVEDLKFYKDYKIETTMTYDRGKGEETATLEEKPLRLDLKKVEIKNISSTNLVKVNDDGTETPSDFMSEKPSDEDVKKMYLKITSRDNKVTRLAVDKIELVTEKEKELYKITATAQDLIQHVDPSKTRNEYIHYIEKPVPKVDNVYYNFKELVDAMNADKNGTFKIGADLNAENVPTPNKEYVPGTFRGTLTSVEGNQYSIHNMKRQLFGGIEGGSVKNINLANVNINMPWINDISALAKTVKNATVENIKVTGSILGNNSIAGIVNKIDRGGLLRNVAFIGKLQAVGDRDWNLAGIAGEIWKGNLDRAYADVTITGKRARAAGLVAKSDNGMDNFTVGKEGSVRHSVAKGTIDIDNPVDVGGFISSNWVLGQIEDNVSMVKVSKGEIFYGSRNIDDEGGYFSGNRLENDFVVRDMSTGASSYQRSKRVKEISLEEANKKIKGYNITASGFEISALPEDTLNRTAPKSEEYKSTQDYKSERDLAYRNIEKLQPFYNKEWIVNQGNKLAEDSNLAKKEVLSVTGMKDGQFVTDLSDIDKIMIHYADGTKEEMVVTLKDSKVQQVREYSVSGLGDVVYTSNMVVKNRDKLIADVKEKLSSVTYDSQDVRKIIGNPADLYLEESFTDVKDNLDKFVKALVENEDHQLNSDEAAMKALVKKIDDNKAKIMMALSYLNRYYNIKYTDNSMSIKDIMIFKPDFYGKTPSVLDRLINIGSSEKNLKGDRTQDAYREIIASNTGKGSLRNFLEYNMRLFTEDKDINDWFIHSAKNVYVSEPKTTNPDFVNKRHRVFDGLDNGVHGRMILPLLTLKDAHMFLISTYNTMAYSSFEKYGKHTEEARNEFKTKIDEVAHAQQTYLDFWSRLSLSNVRDRLLKSQNMVPTPVWDNQNYHNVEGVNRMGYDKNNKPIAPIRELYGPTWKFHDTNWYMGAMASIFTDPNNNDQVYFMVTDMISQFGISAFTHETTHVNDRMLYFGGHRHRQGTDVEAYAQGMLQTPDKSTTNGEYGALGLNMAYHRENDGDQWYNYNPDKLQTREDIDRYMKNYNEALMMLDHVEADAVLPQLNGDNSKWFKKIDRVDRHVDDLNKLTAPHQWDKVRDLNDGEKTKPLSSIDDLVDNNFMTKHNNPGNRVFRPEDFTPNSAYVNVQMMAGIYGGNTSKGAPGSLSFKHNAFRMWGYYGYEHGFIDYVSSKHQGAANNDNKGLLGDDFIIKKVSKGVFNTLEEWKKQYFKDVKSKAEKGFETIEIDGRQITNYAQLKTLFAEAVQKDLDGLSDPKIKDHFKNTVDLKSKVFKALLKNTDGFFNKLFKEDI; from the coding sequence ATTGTCATTATTAAAAAAGATAAATTTTCCATTCGGAAAATAAAGGGTATTGTTGGTTCGGTATTCTTGGGGAGTCTTTTATTTGCACCGTCAGTTGTTGGTGCATCGACTTATCATTACTTGGATTATAGTACTTTGACACAAACTGAACGTGATCAACTCAAACAAGGTATACCTGATGAATCAAAAGAGTCATATGCTTTGGTTTATGAAAAAGACGTATTACCAAACACAGGAAGTTCTCAATCTATTATGACTGCATTGGGTTTGTTAGCTATCGGGAGTCTTATTGTGATTATCACAAAAGATAAAAATAGACAAAAAATAGCTACATTTTTGATTGTAGGGGCGACAGGTTTAGTTACACTATCAACTGCTTCAGCACTTAATTTGAATGCTAACATCCATGAGTCTGGACGTGATGGTGTGTTGCAAATTTCTGGTTACAGATATGTTGGTTACTTGGAGCTTGATGATAGAGCTATTTCGTCAGTTTCTCCAGCATCAACTGTTTCGCCAGTTGAGCAACCCAAAGTTGTAACAGAGAAAGGGGAACCTGAGGTTCAACCAGCCTTACCAGAGGCTGTTGTAACCGAAAAAGGCAAACCTGAAGTTCAACCAGCCTTACCCGAAGCAGTAGTCACAGAAAAGGTTGAACCTGCAGTTCAACCAGAATTACCCGAAGCTGTTGTAACTGACAAAGGGGAACCGGAAGTACAACCAGCCTTACCCGAAGCAGTTGTAACTGACAAAGGCGAACCGGAAGTTCATGAGAAGCTTGACTATACGCAACCAATAGGTGCAAACCTTGTTGAGCCTGAAGTTCATGAGAAACTAGCATACACTGAACCTGTAGGTACAACAGGAGTGGACGAAAACGGAAACTTGATTGCACCACCTGTTAACGACATTCCAGAATACACTGAACCTGTAGGTACAACAGGAGTGGACGAAAACGGAAACTTGATTGAACCACCTGTTAACGACATTCCAGAGTATACTGAACCAATATCTACAGTTTCAGAAGTTGCATCAGAAAGAGAAGAGTTGCCTTCTTTACATACCGATATTCGGACAGAGACTATTCCTAAAACCACTATAGAAGAATCTGATCCTAGCAAATTTATAGGCGATGATTCTGTTAGACAAGTTGGTGAGGATGGCGAACGTCAAATTGTTACTAGCTATGAAGAGTTACATGGCAAAAAAATCAGTGATCCAGTTGAAACAGTAACAATTTTGAAAGAAATGAAGCCTGAAATTCTTGTAAAGGGTACAAAAGAAAAACCTAAAGAAAAAACGGCTCCTGTTTTGACTTTGGAGCGAACAGATACGAATGTATTAGACCGGTCCGCAACTCTTTCTTATCATTTGGTTAATACAGATGGAGTCACAATCAATAAAATTACTGCGATAATTAAAGATGGAAATGAAATTGTCAAAACAGTAGATTTGACTTCAGAGCAGTTAAATAAGCAGGTAGAAGATTTAAAATTCTACAAGGACTATAAGATAGAGACCACTATGACCTATGACCGTGGCAAGGGAGAAGAAACTGCAACATTAGAAGAGAAACCACTTCGCTTGGATTTGAAAAAAGTTGAAATTAAAAATATTTCATCTACTAATTTAGTGAAGGTAAATGATGATGGTACTGAAACACCTAGTGATTTCATGAGCGAAAAACCTTCTGATGAAGATGTGAAGAAAATGTACTTAAAAATCACTAGTCGTGATAATAAAGTAACACGTTTAGCAGTTGATAAAATTGAGTTAGTAACTGAAAAAGAAAAAGAACTTTATAAAATTACAGCAACCGCTCAAGATTTAATTCAACATGTTGATCCATCTAAGACTAGAAATGAATACATTCATTACATTGAAAAACCAGTTCCAAAAGTTGATAACGTTTATTATAACTTTAAAGAATTGGTAGATGCTATGAATGCTGATAAAAACGGTACATTTAAAATCGGTGCAGATTTGAATGCAGAAAATGTACCAACGCCTAATAAAGAATATGTACCTGGGACATTTAGAGGTACATTGACCAGTGTAGAAGGTAATCAGTATTCAATTCATAACATGAAACGTCAATTATTCGGTGGTATCGAAGGTGGTTCAGTTAAAAATATTAACTTAGCAAACGTTAATATCAATATGCCTTGGATTAATGATATTTCAGCACTTGCTAAGACTGTTAAAAATGCGACAGTTGAGAATATCAAGGTTACTGGTAGCATTCTTGGAAACAATAGTATTGCTGGTATTGTTAATAAGATTGATCGTGGTGGCCTGTTAAGAAATGTAGCATTTATCGGTAAATTGCAGGCTGTTGGTGATCGTGATTGGAATTTAGCTGGTATTGCTGGTGAAATTTGGAAAGGTAACTTAGATAGAGCATATGCTGATGTAACAATCACAGGTAAACGAGCTAGAGCTGCTGGACTTGTTGCGAAATCTGATAATGGTATGGATAATTTCACTGTAGGAAAAGAGGGCTCTGTTCGTCATTCAGTTGCTAAAGGTACAATTGACATTGATAATCCAGTTGATGTTGGTGGGTTTATCAGTTCTAACTGGGTATTAGGGCAAATTGAAGATAACGTATCAATGGTGAAAGTTTCTAAAGGTGAGATCTTCTATGGTTCAAGAAATATAGATGACGAAGGTGGTTACTTCTCAGGTAATAGACTTGAAAATGATTTCGTTGTTCGTGATATGAGTACAGGAGCCTCTTCATATCAACGTTCTAAACGTGTTAAAGAAATTAGTTTAGAAGAAGCTAATAAGAAAATTAAAGGGTACAATATAACAGCTAGTGGATTTGAAATTAGTGCTCTTCCTGAAGATACGCTTAACCGTACAGCACCAAAATCAGAGGAATACAAATCAACTCAAGACTACAAATCCGAACGTGATTTAGCTTATCGTAATATTGAGAAACTTCAACCATTTTATAATAAAGAATGGATTGTCAACCAAGGTAACAAACTTGCAGAAGATTCAAACTTAGCTAAGAAAGAAGTCCTTTCTGTTACGGGGATGAAGGATGGTCAATTCGTGACCGATTTATCAGATATTGATAAAATAATGATTCACTATGCAGATGGCACTAAAGAAGAAATGGTGGTCACACTCAAGGATTCTAAAGTCCAACAAGTGCGTGAATATAGCGTATCTGGTCTTGGTGATGTTGTTTATACATCGAATATGGTTGTTAAAAATCGAGACAAACTGATTGCAGATGTGAAAGAGAAGTTATCTTCAGTCACATACGATTCGCAAGATGTTCGTAAAATTATTGGAAATCCAGCTGATTTGTATCTAGAAGAAAGCTTTACTGACGTCAAAGACAATCTTGATAAATTTGTGAAAGCTTTAGTCGAAAATGAAGATCATCAATTGAATAGTGACGAAGCTGCGATGAAAGCACTTGTGAAGAAAATTGACGATAATAAAGCGAAAATTATGATGGCTCTATCTTACTTGAACCGTTACTATAACATTAAGTATACTGACAACAGTATGAGTATCAAAGACATTATGATATTTAAACCTGACTTCTACGGTAAAACACCAAGTGTGTTAGATCGCTTGATTAACATCGGGTCTAGCGAGAAGAACTTAAAGGGTGACCGAACTCAGGATGCTTATCGTGAAATCATTGCAAGTAATACTGGTAAAGGTAGTCTTCGTAACTTCCTAGAATACAACATGCGTTTGTTTACAGAGGATAAAGACATCAATGATTGGTTTATCCACTCAGCTAAGAATGTTTATGTGTCAGAACCTAAAACTACAAATCCTGACTTTGTCAATAAACGTCATAGAGTCTTTGATGGTTTAGATAACGGTGTTCATGGTCGTATGATTTTACCACTTCTAACGCTTAAAGATGCCCATATGTTCTTAATTTCAACATATAACACGATGGCGTACAGTTCATTTGAGAAATATGGAAAACATACAGAAGAAGCTCGTAATGAGTTCAAAACTAAGATTGATGAAGTTGCACATGCTCAACAAACTTATTTAGATTTCTGGTCACGTTTATCATTATCTAATGTTCGTGATAGATTGCTTAAGAGTCAAAATATGGTTCCAACACCTGTATGGGATAACCAAAACTATCATAACGTCGAAGGTGTGAATCGTATGGGTTATGATAAGAATAATAAACCAATTGCACCTATTCGTGAATTATATGGACCAACTTGGAAATTCCATGATACCAACTGGTATATGGGAGCTATGGCATCTATTTTCACAGATCCTAATAATAATGACCAAGTTTATTTCATGGTAACTGATATGATTAGTCAGTTTGGCATTTCAGCCTTTACTCACGAAACAACACACGTGAACGATAGAATGCTTTACTTCGGTGGTCATAGACATCGTCAAGGTACAGACGTCGAAGCCTATGCGCAAGGTATGTTGCAAACACCTGATAAATCAACAACTAATGGTGAATATGGTGCTTTAGGTTTGAACATGGCTTATCATCGTGAAAATGATGGTGACCAATGGTACAATTATAATCCTGACAAGTTACAAACTCGTGAAGACATCGATCGATATATGAAAAACTATAATGAAGCACTGATGATGCTAGATCATGTAGAAGCAGACGCCGTACTTCCACAATTGAATGGTGATAATAGCAAGTGGTTCAAGAAAATTGACAGGGTTGATAGACATGTTGATGATTTAAATAAATTAACCGCTCCACACCAATGGGATAAAGTTCGTGACCTAAATGATGGAGAGAAAACTAAGCCATTGTCAAGTATTGATGATTTGGTTGATAATAACTTTATGACCAAACATAATAATCCTGGCAATCGTGTGTTCCGACCAGAGGACTTTACGCCTAATTCAGCATATGTTAATGTTCAAATGATGGCTGGTATTTATGGTGGTAATACAAGTAAAGGTGCCCCAGGTTCATTATCATTCAAACATAATGCCTTCCGTATGTGGGGTTACTATGGATACGAACATGGATTCATTGATTATGTTTCAAGCAAACATCAAGGCGCCGCTAATAACGACAATAAAGGTCTCTTAGGTGATGATTTCATTATTAAGAAGGTATCTAAAGGTGTATTTAATACTCTTGAAGAGTGGAAGAAACAATACTTCAAAGATGTTAAGTCAAAAGCAGAAAAAGGATTTGAAACTATTGAAATTGATGGTCGTCAAATTACAAATTATGCTCAGTTGAAAACTTTATTTGCTGAAGCTGTTCAAAAAGATCTTGATGGTCTGTCAGATCCGAAAATTAAAGATCATTTCAAAAATACAGTGGACTTGAAATCTAAAGTCTTTAAAGCCCTACTAAAAAACACAGACGGTTTCTTTAATAAACTGTTTAAAGAAGACATTTAA
- the xerS gene encoding tyrosine recombinase XerS yields the protein MKREILLERIDKLKQIMPWYVLEYYQSKLAVPYSFTTLYEYLKEYDRFFNWVLESGISNADKMSDIPLSVLENMSKKDMESFILYLRERPLLNANTTKQGVSQTTINRTLSALSSLYKYLTEEVENDQGEPYFYRNVMKKVSTKKKKETLAARAENIKQKLFLGDETEGFLTYIDQEYPQQLSNRALSSFNKNKERDLAIIALLLASGVRLSEAVNLDLRDLNLKMMVIDVTRKGGKRDSVNVAAFAKPYLENYLAIRNQRYKTEKTDTALFLTLYRGVPNRIDASSVEKMVAKYSEDFKVRVTPHKLRHTLATRLYDATKSQVLVSHQLGHASTQVTDLYTHIVNDEQKNALDSL from the coding sequence ATGAAACGTGAGATTTTATTGGAACGAATTGACAAACTAAAACAAATCATGCCCTGGTATGTTCTGGAATACTACCAATCTAAGCTGGCTGTGCCCTACAGTTTTACAACCCTGTACGAATACCTCAAGGAATACGATCGATTTTTTAACTGGGTTTTGGAGTCTGGTATTTCAAACGCTGATAAAATGTCTGATATTCCTTTATCTGTCTTGGAAAATATGTCTAAGAAAGACATGGAATCTTTTATCCTTTACTTACGTGAACGTCCTTTGCTGAATGCTAATACAACCAAGCAAGGAGTTTCTCAGACAACCATCAATCGGACTTTGTCAGCACTTTCTAGTCTTTACAAGTATCTGACCGAGGAGGTTGAAAACGACCAGGGCGAACCTTATTTCTATCGTAATGTAATGAAGAAAGTTTCAACCAAGAAAAAGAAAGAAACTCTTGCTGCAAGAGCTGAAAACATCAAGCAAAAACTCTTTCTTGGTGATGAAACAGAAGGTTTTCTAACTTATATCGACCAAGAGTACCCACAACAGCTCTCCAATCGAGCTCTCTCATCATTTAATAAGAACAAGGAACGTGATTTAGCAATTATTGCCCTTCTCTTGGCGTCTGGTGTCCGCTTATCTGAAGCTGTTAATCTGGATTTAAGGGATCTCAATCTCAAAATGATGGTTATTGATGTCACTCGAAAAGGTGGCAAACGTGACTCAGTCAATGTCGCTGCCTTTGCAAAACCTTATCTAGAGAATTATCTAGCCATTCGTAATCAACGCTATAAGACAGAAAAAACAGATACAGCCCTTTTTTTGACACTCTACAGAGGGGTTCCCAATCGTATCGATGCTTCCAGTGTGGAAAAGATGGTTGCTAAGTACTCTGAGGACTTCAAAGTGCGTGTAACCCCCCACAAACTACGACATACCCTAGCAACTAGGCTTTATGATGCGACTAAATCGCAAGTTTTGGTTAGCCATCAGCTAGGACATGCCAGTACACAAGTCACTGACCTCTATACCCATATCGTCAATGATGAACAAAAAAATGCCTTGGATAGTTTGTGA
- a CDS encoding ribonuclease HII — protein sequence MATIKEIKELLATVKELESPIFLDFEKDNRSGVQKEISKRKKAIQAELDEDLRLESMLSYEKELYKQGLTLITGVDEVGRGPLAGPVVAAAVILPKNCKIRGLNDSKKIPKKKHLEIFKAVQNQALSIGIGIMNNQIIDQVNIYEATKLAMTEAISQLSTQPEHLLIDAMKLELPISQTSIIKGDANSLSIAAASIVAKVTRDELMKEYDQQFPGYDFATNAGYGTAKHLEGLTKLGVTPIHRTSFEPIKSLVAEKENS from the coding sequence ATGGCGACGATTAAAGAAATCAAAGAACTCCTTGCTACGGTCAAGGAGTTAGAAAGCCCTATTTTTTTAGATTTTGAAAAGGACAATCGCTCTGGAGTTCAAAAAGAAATCAGCAAGCGTAAAAAAGCTATTCAGGCAGAATTGGATGAGGATCTTCGCTTGGAATCCATGCTTTCCTATGAAAAAGAACTTTATAAGCAAGGATTGACCTTAATTACAGGTGTTGATGAGGTTGGTCGTGGTCCTCTTGCTGGTCCTGTAGTCGCTGCAGCCGTTATTTTACCTAAAAATTGTAAAATTAGAGGTCTCAACGATAGCAAAAAAATCCCTAAAAAGAAACATCTGGAGATTTTCAAAGCCGTTCAAAACCAAGCCCTGTCAATCGGAATTGGTATCATGAATAATCAGATCATCGACCAAGTCAATATCTATGAAGCAACCAAACTAGCCATGACGGAAGCTATCTCCCAGCTCAGTACTCAACCTGAGCATCTCTTGATAGATGCCATGAAACTGGAGTTGCCCATTTCGCAAACCTCTATCATCAAAGGAGATGCCAATTCCCTCTCGATCGCAGCTGCTTCTATAGTAGCCAAGGTAACACGTGATGAATTGATGAAAGAATACGATCAGCAGTTCCCTGGCTATGATTTCGCTACTAATGCAGGATATGGGACAGCTAAACATCTGGAAGGCCTCACAAAACTAGGAGTTACCCCAATTCACCGAACCAGCTTTGAACCTATTAAATCACTAGTTGCAGAAAAAGAAAACAGTTAA
- the ylqF gene encoding ribosome biogenesis GTPase YlqF, protein MATIQWFPGHMSKARRQVQENLKFVDFVTILVDARLPLSSQNPMLTKIVGDKLKLLILNKADLADPAMTKEWRQYFESQGIQTLAINSKEQVTVKVVTDAAKKLMADKIARQKERGIQIETLRTMIIGIPNAGKSTLMNRLAGKKIAVVGNKPGVTKGQQWLKTNKDLEILDTPGILWPKFEDETVALKLALTGAIKDQLLPMDEVTIFGLNYFKEHYPEKLAERFKQMKIEEEAPVIIMDMTRALGFRDDYDRFYSLFVKEVRDGKLGNYTLDTLEDLDGDD, encoded by the coding sequence ATGGCGACTATTCAATGGTTTCCTGGTCACATGTCTAAGGCTCGTCGACAGGTGCAGGAAAATTTAAAATTTGTTGATTTTGTAACGATTTTGGTGGATGCACGCTTACCTCTATCTAGTCAAAATCCTATGTTGACCAAAATTGTTGGTGACAAACTAAAACTCTTGATTTTAAACAAGGCAGACTTGGCCGATCCAGCAATGACCAAAGAATGGCGTCAGTATTTTGAATCACAAGGAATCCAGACGCTAGCTATCAACTCTAAAGAGCAAGTAACCGTAAAAGTTGTAACTGATGCTGCTAAAAAACTCATGGCTGATAAGATTGCTCGCCAGAAAGAACGTGGGATTCAGATTGAAACCTTGCGTACCATGATTATTGGAATTCCAAACGCTGGTAAATCAACTCTTATGAATCGTTTGGCTGGTAAGAAAATTGCCGTTGTCGGCAATAAACCAGGGGTTACCAAGGGACAACAATGGCTTAAAACCAATAAAGACCTGGAAATATTGGATACACCGGGGATTCTCTGGCCTAAGTTTGAGGATGAAACTGTTGCACTGAAACTAGCCTTGACTGGAGCTATCAAAGACCAGTTGCTTCCTATGGATGAGGTAACTATTTTTGGTCTTAATTATTTCAAAGAACATTATCCAGAAAAGTTGGCTGAACGCTTCAAACAAATGAAAATTGAAGAAGAAGCGCCTGTGATTATTATGGACATGACCCGCGCCCTCGGTTTCCGTGACGACTATGACCGTTTTTACAGTCTCTTCGTGAAGGAAGTCCGTGATGGCAAACTCGGTAACTATACCTTAGATACATTGGAAGACCTCGATGGCGACGATTAA
- the pdrM gene encoding sodium-coupled multidrug efflux MATE transporter PdrM: MYKTKCLREKLVLFLKIFFPILIYQFANYSASFVDTTMTGQYNTMDLAGVSMATSIWNPFFTFLTGIVSALVPIIGHHLGRGKKEEVASDFYQFIYLALGLSVVLLGMVLFLAPPILNHIGLEAPVAAVAVRYLWFLSIGIIPLLLFSVIRSLLDSLGLTKLSMYLMLLLLPLNSGFNYLLIYGAFGVPELGGAGAGLGTSLAYWVLLGISVLVLFKQEKLKALHLEKRIPLNMDKIKEGVRLGLPIGGTVFAEVAIFSVVGLIMAKFSSLIIASHQSAMNFSSLMYAFPMSISSAMAIVVSYEVGAKRFDDAKTYIGLGRWTALIFAAFTLSFLYIFRGNVASLYGNDPEFIDLTARFLTYSLFFQLADTFAAPLQGILRGYKDTVIPFYLGLVGYWGVTLPVAMVFDSLTDFRAYSYWIGLIISLIVSGALYRWRLTVIMKRFESRKA, encoded by the coding sequence ATGTATAAGACAAAGTGTTTACGAGAGAAGTTAGTATTATTTTTAAAAATTTTCTTCCCTATCCTGATTTATCAATTTGCCAATTATTCTGCATCCTTTGTTGATACGACTATGACTGGCCAATACAATACCATGGACTTGGCTGGTGTGTCTATGGCAACCAGTATCTGGAATCCTTTTTTTACATTCCTGACAGGGATTGTGTCAGCCCTGGTACCCATCATTGGTCACCATCTTGGGCGAGGCAAAAAGGAAGAGGTTGCGTCTGATTTTTACCAGTTCATCTATCTGGCCTTGGGTCTATCTGTGGTCTTGCTGGGGATGGTGCTTTTCTTGGCACCACCAATCTTGAATCATATTGGGTTAGAAGCACCAGTGGCGGCAGTAGCGGTTCGCTATCTTTGGTTTTTATCTATCGGGATTATCCCCTTGTTGCTCTTTAGTGTCATTCGTTCCTTGCTGGATTCGCTGGGCTTGACCAAACTGTCTATGTATCTCATGCTTTTGTTACTTCCTCTCAATAGTGGATTTAACTATCTTTTGATTTACGGGGCCTTTGGTGTTCCAGAACTGGGAGGTGCTGGTGCTGGTTTAGGGACTTCTTTGGCCTACTGGGTCTTGTTGGGAATTTCTGTTCTGGTTTTATTTAAACAGGAGAAGCTCAAAGCCTTACACCTTGAGAAAAGAATTCCACTTAATATGGATAAAATCAAGGAAGGAGTTCGTTTAGGTCTGCCTATTGGGGGGACTGTCTTCGCGGAAGTAGCTATCTTTTCCGTGGTTGGCTTGATTATGGCTAAGTTCTCGTCCTTGATTATCGCTAGCCACCAGTCAGCCATGAACTTTTCAAGTCTCATGTACGCCTTTCCTATGAGTATCTCATCGGCTATGGCGATAGTCGTGTCTTATGAAGTGGGAGCCAAGCGATTTGATGATGCGAAAACCTATATTGGTCTAGGAAGATGGACAGCCCTTATTTTTGCGGCCTTCACCTTATCTTTCCTTTACATTTTTAGGGGAAATGTGGCTAGTCTTTATGGGAACGACCCAGAATTTATCGATTTGACAGCACGTTTTTTGACTTATAGTCTTTTCTTCCAGTTAGCAGATACCTTTGCGGCACCGCTTCAGGGAATTTTACGGGGGTATAAGGATACCGTTATTCCTTTTTACCTTGGTTTGGTTGGTTACTGGGGGGTGACACTCCCAGTAGCTATGGTATTCGACTCTCTAACAGATTTTAGAGCTTATTCTTACTGGATTGGTTTGATTATTAGTCTAATCGTGAGCGGGGCTCTCTACCGTTGGCGTTTAACTGTGATTATGAAGAGATTTGAATCCAGAAAAGCTTGA
- a CDS encoding ClC family H(+)/Cl(-) exchange transporter, translating into MEEQSEIVRSKKEFAFASSTILSQVGRGIIVGLVVGIIVGSFRFLIEKGFHLIQGLYQDQAHLFVNLFIIALFYLIICWLSAKLTRSEKDIKGSGIPQVEAELKGLMTLNWWGILWKKYILGILAIASGLMLGREGPSIQLGAVGGKGIAKWLKSSPVEERSLIASGAAAGLAAAFNAPIAGLLFVVEEVYHHFSRFFWVSTLAASLVANFVSLLIFGLTPVLDMPDNIPLMTLDQYWIYLVMGIFLGLSGFLYEKAVLNVGRVYDWLGQKIHLDRAYYPILAFILIIPVGIFLPHILGGGNQLVLSLTEQDFSFQVLLAYFLIRFIWSMISYGSGLPGGIFLPILALGSLLGALVGVICVNIGLVSQEQFPIFVILGMSGYFGAISKAPLTAMILVTEMVGDIRNLMPLGLVTLVSYIIMDLLKGAPVYEAMLEKMLPEEATDEGEVTLIEIPISDKIAGKQVHELNLPHNVLITTQVHNGKSQTVNGSTRMYLGDMIHLVIPKSEIGKVKDLLL; encoded by the coding sequence ATGGAGGAACAGTCGGAAATAGTCCGTTCTAAGAAAGAATTCGCCTTTGCATCCAGCACTATACTATCCCAAGTTGGTCGAGGAATCATTGTTGGTCTCGTCGTAGGGATAATTGTTGGATCCTTTCGTTTCTTAATTGAAAAAGGCTTCCACCTGATACAAGGGCTTTATCAAGATCAAGCGCACCTATTTGTTAATTTATTTATTATCGCCCTGTTTTATCTAATCATCTGCTGGCTCAGTGCTAAACTGACACGCTCTGAAAAAGATATCAAAGGCTCAGGAATTCCGCAAGTCGAAGCCGAACTGAAAGGCCTCATGACCCTCAACTGGTGGGGCATTCTCTGGAAAAAATATATTCTAGGAATTCTAGCTATTGCCAGTGGACTCATGCTGGGGCGTGAAGGGCCAAGTATTCAACTGGGAGCAGTCGGTGGTAAAGGTATTGCCAAATGGCTCAAATCCAGCCCAGTGGAGGAACGTTCCTTGATTGCAAGTGGAGCTGCCGCTGGTCTAGCAGCAGCCTTTAATGCACCGATTGCTGGACTTCTCTTTGTGGTAGAAGAGGTCTATCATCACTTTTCACGCTTTTTCTGGGTTTCTACACTAGCAGCCAGTCTCGTAGCAAACTTTGTTTCGCTCCTAATATTCGGTTTGACACCAGTACTGGATATGCCTGATAATATCCCTCTCATGACCCTAGACCAGTATTGGATATATCTCGTCATGGGAATTTTCCTTGGACTTTCCGGTTTTCTCTATGAGAAAGCTGTATTAAACGTCGGAAGAGTTTATGACTGGCTTGGTCAAAAAATCCATTTGGATAGAGCTTATTATCCAATTCTGGCCTTCATTCTCATCATACCAGTCGGAATTTTTTTACCCCACATCCTTGGTGGTGGAAATCAGCTGGTACTTTCCCTAACTGAGCAAGATTTTAGTTTTCAAGTTCTATTAGCTTACTTTTTAATTCGCTTTATCTGGAGCATGATTAGTTATGGAAGTGGTCTTCCAGGAGGAATTTTCTTACCCATTTTGGCTCTCGGTTCCTTACTTGGTGCCCTAGTTGGTGTCATTTGTGTGAATATTGGACTTGTCAGTCAAGAGCAATTCCCTATATTTGTCATTCTAGGAATGAGTGGCTATTTTGGAGCCATATCAAAAGCTCCCTTAACCGCCATGATCCTCGTAACTGAGATGGTAGGAGATATTCGCAACCTCATGCCACTTGGTCTTGTCACTCTTGTTTCTTATATTATCATGGATTTACTCAAGGGTGCACCAGTCTATGAAGCCATGCTGGAAAAAATGCTGCCAGAAGAAGCGACAGATGAAGGAGAAGTCACACTTATTGAAATCCCTATTTCAGATAAAATAGCAGGAAAACAAGTACATGAACTCAACCTACCACATAACGTACTCATCACCACCCAAGTCCATAATGGTAAGAGCCAAACAGTTAATGGTTCAACCAGAATGTATCTCGGAGATATGATTCACCTAGTTATTCCAAAAAGTGAAATTGGGAAAGTCAAAGATTTGCTGTTATAA